The Onychomys torridus chromosome 2, mOncTor1.1, whole genome shotgun sequence sequence CTCCACGAGTTCAGCTCTGTAAGGGGGCTTGGCACTGCCACCCAACCCGGCATGAGAGAAGCAGCCACGACAGTAACGGACAGTTCTATCAGGGCCCCAGAGATGCGAGATCCCGGGCACTGCACCCCTAGACACTGACTCACCGTACCCCACAGAGCACCCGTCAACACCACCTCACCTCAGTCCCATTTTCAGGGCCCCCCCGGCCCCCAGACCGTCTCCTCCGCGTAGAGGACGCCGTCCAGCCAGCCAGCACCCAGACCTGTCCATCCGTCCGTCCTTCCGCCCGTCTCCGGAGCCCAGGGGTCCGGGGTTCTGAGGTCAGCGCTGGGGGGAGGCGGGGCCGCGGGGCGGGCTGCGGCGGAAGGGCGAGTCGGGCTCGGGGCAGTGGCCGCGCCGCAGCCGCCCGGCGCCCCAGGGCACGCAGCTCCCCAGGCCGAGCGCCGAGGCCAGCAGCGCGGGGGGACGACCCCGGCGGCCGCGGCGCGCACCCTTCTTGAGACGCGAGCCGTGCGCCGCCAGGTAGAGCTCGGCCTGGGCCACGCCGCCGCTCAGGCGGCTCAGGCTCTCGGCTCGGTGCGCCAGGCGCAGCTCGGCAGCCAAGAAGACTCGGTGCAGCTGCAGCACCCGGCTCTCCAGCTCCGACACCAGGCGCCGGCGGCCCTCCACCTCCAGCAGTCGCCGCCGCGCTTCGGCCAGCTCCAGGGCTCGGCCCCCCGCCCCTGCCGCCGCGCCTGCGCCCGCGCCCGCCGCCGGTCCCGCGGCCCCCGGGCCCCCGCTAGCACCCTGGCGCCAGCGCTGCAGCTCCTGCCCCTCCGCCGGTGTCTCCGCCGCCTCGGGCAACGGCGGTGACGGAGTGGGTGTCGGGGTCGAGGTCGGCGATGGGGGCGGGGGCCGGAGGGACGGCAGGGGCTCCCGGGGTGGCGGCGGGGGGGACCCCGGTTCTGCCGTCCCTTCCTGGGCCCCTGGGCCACAGGCGCTGATGCGGCAGCCCGGCATCCCCCGCCCCGCGGCGGTCCCGGGCTCTCGGTACGCAGGGACTAGATGCGCCGAGCACGAGACGAGGGAGAGGCGGCCGCCGAGCCCACACCCAGGCCGCGCGCGCCGCCCAGCCACTTATAGCACATGGGCGGAGCGATGGGCAGCTCAGCCAATCCGAGGCTTGCATGTCCTCAGTCGGCCCTGCCCTCCACCAAGAAGCGGGTCGTGTCCCCGTCgttccccccaccctcccccaagaGCCTCAGCTTCCCGCTCCCTCTCCCAGGTTGGCCCTATTTGGGCATCACCCCAAATTCTGGGTGGATAAGTGGCGGGTCACTTTCCTCGCTTGGACTCTCACAGCAGTAAACTTCGAAGTGTTGCTTAAAAGTCATACATTTCAGTCTCCACCCAGAGGAGGGTTTGGGCTGAGCGTCACCCCCGCCCCCTTTCTCCGCTCGCACGACTGTGagagcctggcctagaactcagcgCTCAGGGTCTCCTGGGCCACACGGCTCGCTAGCACGGCCTCCCCCGTCATTCTGGGGTTGCGGGGTGATTAAGGCAGAGGGACGACTGGCGTCCGTCGAAGGATGGACGTATGATTGGATTGGTTGCACAGCACGAAGGCACTCGGCTTTCAAAACAAATGCCACAGCCGCTGCTGCTGGGTCCGCCAACCTTTGTGGGGCCCTTGGAGAACCCCAAGGTGTGCCAAATTATTTTTCCAGCTCCACCCCTGCCTGTGTGTGCACCTACCAGCACACAAGACACCTCCCCAATACCTTTTACGTGGAGGGGAAACTCAGAAGAAGCCGTGATGCCCTGCTCAAGGTCACATTGCGGGATAGCGGCTGAGGCTGGACGGAAATGAACAAGCTCAACCATTCATCAGAGCCCTTTGATACTTgggttcccccctcccccaggcgcTCGACTCCTGTAGCTAGGACTGTAATCATCCTGGCTCTGCCCAATTTCTTTGCCCACAACAGAAGTAGCCCTGCTGTTGCCGCATTGGCCCAGACCCCAGTGACCCTGCCTCCGATGTTTGAATGAGCCATCAGAGACCGGAAGGGTCGGTGGTGGGAGGGGTCAAGGTCCGCAGGGCGAGAAAGCAGCTCTGAACCCCATTAGGAAAGACTGCAGCTGGCCCCCCGGGTTCCAGAGGACCTGCCAAAGGTGTGGCCAGCATCCTGAATCTCAAAGAATCTGAAGAGGAGTCTGGCTAGCGGAGGAGGAGAGCCTCGGGCCCTCCCTTCCCCTGACCTTCTCTAAGTGCTTACAGGCAGGCACCTTTTGATTGAATTACTGCGGACCGGTGGGCAGGACCACAAGTCTCCAGAGACGCAGctcctggagggagggagggaggaagggagagagggtgaGGGGAGTTAGATTCGGAGAAGAGGGACGGCTCACAGGTAGCAAAGGGTGTTAGAGAACTGAAGAACCTCTCATTGAACAGACAGACTGGGGTGATGACTCCtcgaggggaagaggaagaggccgTTCAGCCCAATGAACTAGCTCAATGAGTTCAGCCCAGTAACAGGACCCAAGGCTTCTGCGGGTTAATCGATGCCTAGGTATAGAGACAGCGGTGGAGGGGGGGTGGCGGCACAGTGGGGAAAGGGAAGCCCAGAGCATGGGAACTCAGAGAGTCAGAGGGGTTCATCAAGAATGTGGGAGAGCGCTCGCCTACCAAGCACAagcccctgggttcgatcctcagctcaaagaaaaagaaaaaagaaagaagtgagggAGGCTCAGGAATTGCCGGGTTGTCTCCAGCAAGAAGGaatgccctccctcccccaaggTGGCATCCTAAATATGGGTCTGTTTTTCAGATCAACAACTTTGGGTCTCTCGGTGCAAAAGCACCCCACCCAGAGAAGCTTGACTGGTGTTTTCTGCATCAGGTAAGTATCTGCTGCCACATCCACAGATGAATGCAGGTGAGGGATGGACAAACCCTTATTAcgccaccctccacccccattcCTTTATGGTGGCACAGGCCGGTAATTCCAGCATTtccaaggtggaggcaggaggatcaagagttcaaagccaacctgagccACATAAAACCCTGGCTAAAGAGAGAAAGGCCAGGAATGGCAGCCCATGCCCTTCCTCCTAGTACTtggcaggcagaagcagaagcagaaggatctctgtgaattggaggccatcttggtctacacagtgaccTCCAGGGCAGtcagaacaaaacagagaaactgtctcaaacaaacaataaagatggagagagagtgaggagggTACAGTAATGGCAAGGCTATCTAAAAATCAGTAATAAAGAAccatattttctatttatctaaaattacatGTAAGTCTATGTATATAGACatacctacatatatacatacatagtttaaatgaaaacttCCCACCCGGTTTGACAATGCTACCCAAGAGCCAGAGACTATCAACAAAAACCCCAATCCTAAGCTTGAGAAGCTCCTTCAGAGTGTTGGTCAGGAGTCCCAGGGACTCCTAAAACATTGTAGGCTATATGGCCTTTGCCCTTGGGGTTGAAGGTAAGTCACTATTCTGAAGGCACTATCTGacctgaaatcctcctgcctgagaagtagctttcatggtaccagaaagtCCCATGCAAGCTTGTGAGGAGGGCAGAAACCAATAGTCCTGTCCAGCTCTGATGCCTAAGAACTATTAACACTAAGGGTGCAGTAGTCACACACTTATCTTGGCGATAAGCAACAGCTttctggaaacctagccaaataCCTCAGGCTAGTGAGGTCATAGACCAttgaggagaatctacaactgccattttactaaaccagcataatttccaactgcattctaaatatttatccttccACCCATAGATAAGTACAGTTCTccctcctcatcaaagaagcttttctttgcaacagagaaCCACAGCTCATGAAGATGCCCAGAACAAGTGATTGTGTGGTGGTGCCCAGCCCCAAATGATCCATCTGCAACACAACCCCTGACCTAAGGCTTGGGGACCGTCCAGGAAGAGGGGGCAGGCcagttataagagccagaagagggctggagagatggctcagaggttaagagcactggctgttcttccagaggtcctgagttcaattcccagcaaccacatggtggctcacaaccatctataatgagatctggtgccctcttctgacctgcaagtatgtatatgcagacagaacactgtatacataataaataaataaagtttaaaaaaaaaaaaagagccagaagaacaggaagtCTGCTGGGAGATTGCATCCCGCAGAAATGCCAGGGACTCTACACGCATGaagtctcaacaacatggctgcctaaagaaGACTAGAACAAGAACCACATGGGTAGACACTAACATGAAAGACAGAGATCTCACAGGGTCCCAACTCTAGGCAATGAAGGAAAGCTGAGAGAATCAGACTTCCCCAGAGAAGTTACCCAGTGCAACTGGTCAGCTCTGAAGTCATATACATATACcattatacaaactgagcagttgtatttatatttttaggaatatatgtaatatgtattataaatatatatttataatgtaaTATAGTATATTACAtaaatgtgttatatttatatagacatacatataaacaattccagaaaaagaggccatgagtttgagagagagagcaaaggggATACATGGGTGTgtcaaagggaaggaaggagagaaatgatgtaattatattttaatttcagaatataatatttttaaaaatacattttgagtaTTATATGGCAAGAACCTCCCTCGGGGGCTGCTGGGATGGCTCCACAGGCAAAGGTATCCATTTCTAAGTCTGACTGTGTGAGTTCTAAGCCTGGGAGCtatatgatggaaggagagagcctacttcacaaagttgtcctctgacctgcacacccATGCAGTGACACACAAtaggcacacaaaataa is a genomic window containing:
- the Trnp1 gene encoding TMF-regulated nuclear protein 1 is translated as MPGCRISACGPGAQEGTAEPGSPPPPPREPLPSLRPPPPSPTSTPTPTPSPPLPEAAETPAEGQELQRWRQGASGGPGAAGPAAGAGAGAAAGAGGRALELAEARRRLLEVEGRRRLVSELESRVLQLHRVFLAAELRLAHRAESLSRLSGGVAQAELYLAAHGSRLKKGARRGRRGRPPALLASALGLGSCVPWGAGRLRRGHCPEPDSPFRRSPPRGPASPQR